A region from the Paludicola sp. MB14-C6 genome encodes:
- a CDS encoding helix-turn-helix domain-containing protein, giving the protein MTDQLTFGQYITQKRLVKEISLRKFASMLSISPVYMCNIEKDRRPAPNNEVLEKISALLCFSKEEQDVLYDLAAKSKNAPAVSKDLPDYIMEKDIVRVALRTAKDVDATDEEWQEFIEKLKKRSKTTEEDN; this is encoded by the coding sequence ATGACTGACCAGTTGACCTTTGGTCAATATATTACCCAAAAAAGATTAGTAAAAGAAATATCACTGCGAAAATTTGCAAGTATGCTTTCTATCTCGCCAGTATATATGTGTAATATTGAAAAAGATAGAAGGCCAGCACCGAACAACGAAGTGTTAGAGAAGATTTCAGCTTTATTATGTTTTAGTAAAGAAGAACAAGATGTGTTATATGACCTTGCAGCCAAATCAAAAAATGCACCTGCTGTATCAAAAGATTTACCAGATTATATTATGGAGAAAGATATTGTTAGAGTTGCGTTAAGAACTGCAAAAGATGTGGATGCAACAGATGAAGAATGGCAAGAGTTTATTGAGAAATTAAAAAAAAGGAGTAAGACAACTGAGGAGGATAATTGA
- a CDS encoding recombinase family protein, with protein sequence MKVAIYCRLSEEDKNKQLSTDDSESIQNQKEMLLQYAIEQGWEIYNIYSDDDYAGADRNRPEFNKLLADAKQRKFDIVLCKTQSRFTRELELVEKYIHGLFPIWNIRFVSIVDNADTANKGNKKSRQINGLVNEWYLEDMSENIKSVFDAKRKNGYHIGSFALYGYKKDPNQKGHLLIDEEAAEIVREVFTLFSLGYGKTAIAQILNERGVPNPTEYKRLQGLRYKAPETKQSTLWKYFSISHMLVNEIYIGNMVQGKYGSISYKTKQNKPKQKEQWYKVEGTHEPIIDQALWNRVQSLIGQRVKPFTIGTIGIFAKKVKCMNCGYTMRSAKSHDRYYLKCSSKIIAKDSCIGSFVSVEALEEIVMGELNKLCKEYLDRDELEANIEFHNNIKAKIQKCETKLAQYQKKIAELSKCIRELYIDKMKKLITEKEYVEFSEEFSKDRVKFEKLEAEMEKQIAQLRSEDLIENNHRKLIEEYIHIEKLNREIVEKLIDYILVGKKDTKTQVLPVEIFWNF encoded by the coding sequence ATGAAGGTAGCTATTTATTGTCGATTATCTGAGGAAGATAAAAACAAACAATTAAGTACTGATGACAGCGAAAGTATTCAAAACCAAAAAGAAATGCTTTTACAGTATGCAATAGAGCAAGGATGGGAAATCTACAACATCTATAGCGATGATGATTATGCAGGTGCAGATAGAAATCGTCCTGAATTTAATAAGCTCTTAGCAGATGCAAAACAGCGCAAGTTTGATATCGTTTTATGTAAAACGCAATCTCGCTTTACGAGAGAGTTAGAACTCGTTGAAAAATACATACATGGTTTGTTTCCTATTTGGAATATCCGTTTTGTTAGTATCGTAGATAATGCGGATACTGCAAACAAGGGAAACAAAAAGTCCCGACAGATTAATGGCTTAGTAAATGAATGGTACCTTGAAGATATGTCGGAGAATATTAAAAGTGTATTTGATGCAAAGCGAAAAAATGGATATCATATTGGTTCATTTGCATTATATGGATATAAGAAAGATCCAAACCAAAAAGGGCATTTGCTCATTGATGAAGAAGCAGCTGAAATCGTAAGGGAGGTATTTACTCTGTTTTCGCTAGGGTATGGCAAAACAGCAATTGCTCAAATCTTAAATGAAAGAGGCGTACCGAATCCTACGGAGTATAAAAGATTGCAAGGTTTACGATATAAGGCACCTGAAACAAAACAAAGTACTCTATGGAAGTATTTCTCAATCTCACACATGTTAGTAAATGAAATCTATATTGGAAACATGGTACAAGGGAAGTATGGTAGTATATCCTATAAAACAAAACAGAATAAGCCGAAACAAAAAGAACAATGGTATAAAGTTGAGGGAACGCATGAACCGATTATAGACCAAGCCCTTTGGAATAGGGTTCAATCACTAATCGGACAGAGAGTAAAACCTTTTACGATTGGTACGATTGGCATCTTTGCTAAAAAAGTAAAATGTATGAATTGCGGTTATACAATGCGTTCTGCAAAAAGTCATGATAGGTATTACTTAAAGTGTTCTAGTAAAATTATAGCGAAAGACAGTTGTATAGGATCATTTGTTTCTGTAGAAGCATTAGAAGAAATCGTAATGGGTGAGCTAAATAAGCTATGTAAAGAGTATTTGGATCGAGATGAACTAGAGGCTAATATCGAGTTTCATAATAATATTAAAGCAAAAATACAAAAGTGTGAGACAAAATTAGCTCAATATCAAAAGAAAATCGCTGAACTATCCAAGTGTATTAGAGAACTTTACATAGATAAAATGAAAAAGCTTATTACAGAAAAGGAATATGTAGAATTTTCAGAAGAGTTTTCGAAAGACAGAGTTAAATTTGAAAAATTAGAAGCTGAAATGGAAAAACAAATTGCTCAATTAAGAAGTGAAGATCTAATTGAAAATAATCATAGAAAGCTAATTGAAGAATACATTCACATTGAAAAGCTAAATCGTGAGATCGTTGAGAAGTTAATTGACTATATTTTAGTAGGAAAAAAGGATACGAAAACGCAAGTACTACCAGTCGAAATATTCTGGAATTTTTAA
- a CDS encoding ImmA/IrrE family metallo-endopeptidase yields the protein MQHGIKSFREQALETIARNIIKEYDPTLLGSDPRAIPIEEIIEQHLNLTIEYQYIRKNGRILGETVFDDDLIPIYDKEDGKGYTFVWMDKGTIVIDASLLECKNDGRLRFTLAHELAHWLIHNEYYCNLGEVATMKTDIRRSSDTDKYIERQADILAGHLLMPKGQVKMAFNRLRGKSANIISDLAERFDVSKQAMEIKLNSCNLL from the coding sequence ATGCAACATGGCATTAAATCATTTAGAGAACAAGCCTTAGAAACAATAGCTCGCAATATCATAAAAGAATATGACCCTACCTTACTTGGATCTGATCCACGCGCAATCCCAATTGAAGAAATAATTGAACAGCACTTAAATTTAACGATAGAATATCAATATATCAGAAAGAATGGCAGAATATTAGGAGAAACTGTTTTTGATGACGACCTTATTCCAATCTACGATAAAGAAGATGGCAAAGGGTATACTTTTGTATGGATGGATAAAGGTACAATCGTAATAGATGCAAGTTTATTAGAATGTAAAAATGATGGAAGACTACGATTTACGCTTGCACATGAATTGGCACATTGGTTAATACATAATGAGTATTATTGCAATCTTGGAGAAGTAGCAACCATGAAAACCGATATAAGAAGAAGTTCCGATACAGATAAGTACATTGAAAGACAAGCAGATATTTTAGCCGGTCATTTGTTAATGCCAAAAGGACAAGTAAAAATGGCATTTAACAGATTAAGAGGGAAATCAGCTAACATTATTTCTGATCTTGCGGAAAGATTTGATGTATCAAAACAAGCTATGGAAATCAAATTAAACTCATGTAACCTGTTATAA
- a CDS encoding DUF3841 domain-containing protein, which yields MEVILIIIWTIQRLDVLNELEKFGVYNVREENIIWESSDTDALRAYDWICQEMNNRISVPPTGVKYPIWAWYSWEGKRKKSNKRRKGYAERGTPVVLITLDIPDQKVLLSDFDLWHYALNHWYLPTSEEDNANFESQEEMQKEDLIQKSWQHIFDISSKYTEYICTNPNKKWIQATFWELKSDNIISIEKFIAK from the coding sequence ATGGAAGTGATTTTGATTATTATATGGACAATACAACGCCTAGATGTGTTAAATGAGCTTGAGAAATTTGGAGTTTACAATGTTAGAGAAGAGAACATTATTTGGGAGTCATCGGATACAGATGCATTGAGAGCGTATGATTGGATTTGTCAAGAAATGAATAATAGAATTTCAGTTCCACCTACTGGGGTTAAATACCCAATTTGGGCCTGGTATTCTTGGGAAGGCAAACGAAAAAAGTCAAATAAGCGAAGGAAAGGATATGCAGAAAGAGGAACTCCCGTAGTGTTAATAACATTAGATATCCCTGATCAAAAAGTATTGCTATCTGATTTTGACCTTTGGCATTATGCATTAAATCATTGGTACTTGCCTACCTCCGAAGAAGATAATGCTAATTTTGAATCTCAAGAAGAAATGCAAAAAGAAGACCTTATTCAGAAAAGTTGGCAACACATCTTTGATATTTCTTCTAAATACACTGAATATATTTGTACAAATCCAAACAAAAAATGGATTCAAGCAACATTTTGGGAATTAAAGTCTGATAATATTATATCAATAGAAAAGTTTATCGCAAAGTGA
- a CDS encoding type II toxin-antitoxin system PemK/MazF family toxin, translating to MNTNIKRGNLFYADLSPVIGSEQGGIRPVLIIQNNIGNQFSPTVIVAAITSQTTKNRIPTHIVVNSDIIPKDSIVLLEQIRTIDKDRLKQYIGQLDEQYMRQIDKALLISVGLNDRHKDEIELTLCPTCAHQFYESSQHFIKRTKPLQRVKERCTYCNVRMGYDFTITHKN from the coding sequence ATGAATACAAATATAAAGCGGGGTAATTTGTTCTATGCAGATTTAAGCCCTGTAATTGGATCGGAACAGGGTGGTATCCGTCCTGTGTTAATTATACAAAACAATATAGGAAACCAATTCAGCCCTACAGTTATTGTGGCTGCTATAACAAGCCAAACAACCAAGAATAGAATACCAACGCACATCGTAGTTAATTCAGATATTATTCCAAAGGATTCAATTGTTTTACTAGAGCAAATCCGCACAATTGATAAAGATAGGTTAAAACAATATATCGGACAACTTGATGAGCAATATATGAGACAAATTGATAAAGCATTGCTAATCAGTGTAGGGTTAAATGATAGGCATAAAGATGAAATAGAACTAACGCTATGTCCTACTTGTGCACATCAGTTCTATGAATCTAGTCAACATTTTATCAAGAGAACGAAACCCTTGCAAAGAGTGAAAGAGCGTTGTACATATTGCAATGTACGCATGGGATATGATTTTACAATAACTCATAAAAATTAA
- a CDS encoding RecQ family ATP-dependent DNA helicase, whose protein sequence is MLKFSASYGKSKSNFVIQNLDYPIVQDNYYGVYCVLKNILQRGSVTKPSQYLKSNLTLSESLYNKDCPAIYFISEENSKWNNVVKGDGERNYNPALYFLETIIPNYFKEYAFVQNLILPEALVTDIIPENSESFIGQQVDFYIAQAKLVIEIDGYQHNESIQKRRDNERDVFLIKNGIKIVRIPTKAIRIIDDNLQSHIKDIISALRSSVEISAYKEAYEDSNYYKQNKARIQYDMIMRFQLMLIQLLQTGKLDLSQKNWEFTFTKINKIVSKMFYLAFNDLMIWLEHLCALRKLNFKKPEILITMQTDINSKNSVNIDFSIYKRWTDENKLKPNTIYIRNDYFDEKDYYIVSTHESIKYDLIMEGVNSDKPHLDFILQNIFGYNEFNDGQEAIIVNALRKNDTIGILPTGSGKSLCYQFVSLLQPCISFAVCPILSLIYDQKDNLDDVHIDRTSYISSDLDAKQKDQIMMNYAQGKYQIIWISPERFQVQKFRDSLREINYSKNFGYAVIDEVHCMSEWGHDFRTSYLNLVKTIKEYCPATILLGLTATASQFVLKDIKNEFQIDSENVKSTSTMDRKELYFEIVNLHGNDKYDSLLNQLSLINTMHSNKVFELADKNTKCGLIFTVNKGGQNGCIEISQKLSKDLNVNVQAYHSDLKYEKKVIQEGYRENIFPLLVATKAFGMGVNKPNIRYTIHYGLPWSVEAFYQEAGRAGRDRKSAKCFILYQPEICHKDILNELFSKNIKISRLVELTKYLKCDLSNIMYLWKLNNLGVERDLSVMRWIFNYLKSQDSDIVICNPNYNKSEVEKAIYKLSLLGIIGDWTIEEWGEKNAKIRVKRVKYSEKSVKNKLKEYINRYDSNFSETNTSGHYNDYLQILNDTTLPQYDKYMKLLLQWGYDEIVYSRRQSIKTMMDLCDAYTNSEDLKQFINYYFKFDDKAILLDQITYNPNDYNLWFDLFYKTKEAHNISQAKHLETMADIEKLLPTMQRYLESYRYNTGLNYVSGMLRLICDKFNDTDGFSRFSDAFNEIESYDEDSFNDIFEKTLTIGSIASDKNKDVLGEFLSNRYPDKAIQVYTSLNDNGSLLVELNNTLDRIQNLKESL, encoded by the coding sequence GTGCTAAAATTTTCAGCATCCTACGGTAAATCCAAATCAAATTTTGTAATTCAAAATTTAGATTATCCTATTGTGCAAGATAATTATTATGGCGTGTATTGTGTTTTAAAAAACATATTACAACGAGGCAGTGTGACTAAGCCTTCTCAATACTTAAAATCTAATCTTACATTATCTGAAAGCCTGTATAATAAAGACTGCCCCGCGATATATTTCATTTCAGAAGAGAATAGTAAGTGGAATAATGTTGTAAAAGGAGATGGAGAAAGAAATTATAATCCAGCGTTATACTTTCTTGAAACCATTATACCGAATTACTTTAAAGAATACGCCTTTGTTCAAAATCTTATCTTACCTGAAGCTCTAGTTACGGATATCATACCTGAAAACAGCGAATCATTTATTGGACAACAAGTTGATTTTTACATTGCTCAAGCAAAATTAGTCATTGAGATTGATGGATATCAACACAATGAAAGTATTCAAAAAAGAAGAGATAACGAGCGAGATGTCTTTTTAATAAAAAACGGAATTAAGATTGTTAGAATACCGACTAAAGCAATTCGAATAATAGATGACAATCTCCAAAGTCACATTAAAGATATTATTTCTGCTTTGAGAAGCAGTGTGGAAATCAGTGCTTACAAAGAGGCTTATGAAGATTCAAATTATTACAAACAAAATAAAGCTCGCATTCAATATGATATGATAATGAGATTCCAGTTAATGTTGATCCAATTACTGCAAACAGGAAAATTGGATTTAAGCCAAAAAAATTGGGAGTTCACCTTTACAAAAATTAATAAAATTGTGTCCAAAATGTTTTATTTAGCGTTTAACGATTTAATGATATGGCTTGAACATTTGTGTGCATTAAGAAAGTTGAATTTTAAAAAACCAGAAATTTTGATAACTATGCAAACTGATATTAACTCTAAAAACAGTGTAAATATCGATTTTAGTATCTACAAAAGATGGACTGATGAAAATAAGTTAAAACCAAACACCATTTATATACGAAATGATTATTTTGATGAGAAGGATTATTATATAGTTAGTACGCACGAGTCTATAAAATATGATTTAATTATGGAAGGCGTTAATTCAGATAAACCACACTTGGACTTTATACTACAAAATATTTTTGGGTATAATGAATTTAATGACGGACAAGAAGCGATTATAGTAAATGCGTTAAGAAAAAATGATACAATTGGTATTTTACCCACTGGATCAGGTAAATCATTATGCTATCAATTTGTATCATTACTCCAACCATGTATTAGCTTTGCAGTATGCCCCATACTGTCCTTAATTTATGATCAAAAAGATAATTTAGATGATGTCCATATTGATAGAACTAGCTATATATCAAGTGATTTAGATGCAAAACAAAAAGATCAGATTATGATGAATTATGCGCAAGGAAAATACCAAATTATTTGGATATCTCCCGAGCGTTTTCAAGTTCAAAAGTTTCGTGATTCGCTACGAGAAATTAACTATTCTAAAAACTTTGGATATGCTGTTATTGATGAGGTTCATTGTATGTCGGAATGGGGACATGATTTTAGAACCTCTTATTTAAACTTAGTGAAGACTATTAAAGAATATTGCCCTGCAACTATCTTACTAGGACTAACTGCCACCGCATCTCAGTTTGTTTTAAAAGATATTAAAAACGAGTTCCAAATTGACTCCGAAAATGTGAAATCTACAAGTACCATGGATAGAAAAGAGCTTTACTTTGAAATTGTAAATTTGCATGGGAACGATAAATATGACAGTTTATTGAATCAGCTTAGCCTCATCAATACGATGCATAGCAACAAGGTGTTTGAGCTTGCAGATAAAAATACTAAGTGTGGTTTGATTTTTACTGTAAATAAAGGTGGGCAAAATGGTTGTATTGAAATATCCCAAAAACTCTCCAAGGACTTAAATGTAAATGTTCAAGCATATCATAGTGATTTAAAATATGAAAAAAAGGTTATTCAAGAAGGTTATCGAGAAAATATATTTCCTTTACTAGTAGCTACCAAAGCATTCGGTATGGGCGTAAACAAACCAAATATTCGATATACAATTCATTATGGATTACCCTGGTCAGTAGAGGCTTTCTATCAAGAAGCTGGACGAGCTGGCAGAGATAGAAAATCTGCTAAATGTTTTATTCTATACCAGCCAGAAATATGTCATAAAGATATTTTAAATGAATTGTTCTCTAAGAATATTAAAATTAGTAGACTAGTCGAGTTAACAAAGTATTTAAAATGCGATTTATCAAATATTATGTATTTATGGAAGCTCAATAACCTTGGTGTTGAACGAGATCTATCAGTTATGCGCTGGATTTTTAATTATTTAAAATCACAGGATAGCGACATCGTAATTTGTAATCCGAATTACAATAAATCAGAAGTTGAAAAAGCAATATATAAACTTAGCTTACTTGGCATTATCGGTGATTGGACAATTGAGGAATGGGGCGAGAAAAATGCCAAAATAAGAGTAAAGCGAGTAAAGTATTCAGAAAAAAGCGTAAAGAATAAACTAAAAGAATATATCAATAGGTATGATAGTAATTTTTCTGAAACAAATACTTCTGGGCATTATAATGACTATTTACAAATTTTAAATGATACAACACTCCCACAATATGATAAGTATATGAAACTATTGCTACAGTGGGGATACGATGAAATAGTATATAGCAGACGACAATCAATAAAGACCATGATGGATTTATGTGATGCATATACTAATAGCGAAGATTTAAAACAATTCATAAACTACTACTTTAAGTTTGATGATAAAGCTATCCTTTTAGATCAAATCACATATAACCCCAATGACTACAATCTATGGTTTGACCTTTTTTATAAAACCAAAGAGGCTCATAATATATCTCAAGCAAAGCATTTAGAAACAATGGCTGATATTGAAAAGTTATTGCCTACAATGCAACGCTATCTTGAGAGCTATCGTTATAACACAGGACTTAACTATGTTAGCGGAATGTTAAGACTAATCTGTGATAAATTTAATGATACGGATGGATTTTCTAGATTTAGCGATGCTTTTAACGAGATTGAATCATATGATGAAGATAGCTTCAATGACATTTTCGAGAAAACCTTGACTATAGGTTCGATTGCTAGTGATAAAAACAAAGATGTTTTAGGAGAATTTCTATCCAATCGGTATCCTGATAAAGCAATTCAAGTTTATACTTCCCTTAATGACAACGGTTCATTACTAGTTGAATTAAATAATACACTTGATAGAATACAAAATCTGAAGGAGAGCTTATGA
- a CDS encoding RNA polymerase sigma factor has product MKILKGVYNTITKKYEDVEVNDEVYRVFNIVDRKMRYMQYDLKSEKIMVDVKNERISIIPSREDSLDRLIDDNKEEFADEQESVESIVERKVLLELLPVHIQLLTQEERELIDLLYNQKISERELAVRTGIPRKTISYRKDKILRKLKKYLK; this is encoded by the coding sequence ATGAAAATATTAAAAGGTGTTTATAACACAATAACAAAAAAATATGAAGATGTGGAAGTAAATGATGAGGTATATAGGGTATTCAACATAGTGGATCGTAAAATGCGGTATATGCAATATGATCTTAAAAGTGAAAAAATCATGGTTGATGTGAAAAATGAGAGGATATCTATAATACCGAGTCGAGAGGACTCTCTTGATAGACTTATTGATGATAACAAAGAGGAGTTTGCGGATGAACAAGAAAGTGTTGAATCCATTGTAGAACGGAAAGTGTTATTAGAACTACTCCCCGTACATATTCAACTTCTTACCCAAGAAGAAAGAGAACTGATTGATTTGTTATATAACCAAAAAATCTCCGAGCGAGAATTAGCTGTACGAACAGGTATCCCAAGAAAAACAATTAGTTACCGAAAAGATAAAATACTTAGAAAATTAAAAAAATATTTGAAATAA
- a CDS encoding DUF6017 domain-containing protein, with protein MIFINNYFTDFESEQFTFFRVPKELFTNKKYNHITAEAKLLYGLLLDRMGLSVKNGWKDENGLVYIYYTIENIMESIGCGHEKACKLLVELSKADLIERRKQGQGRPTVIYVKKFISDIGKSEVKTSEKHTSRHQNFRTLDFGKTDTSNTNMNNTDMSDTNLSIMFDEMNEIVRNTIEYDILIQKLPYEKEKIDEITSLITDTLCTTKKTVRVSGNEIPVAVVRSRLLKITAEHVEYVIDMLNQNTTMIRNIKAYLLSALYNAPTTMDHYYTALVNHNFYGS; from the coding sequence ATGATTTTTATAAATAATTATTTTACAGATTTTGAGTCTGAACAATTTACTTTCTTTCGTGTCCCAAAAGAACTATTTACTAACAAGAAATATAACCATATTACTGCTGAGGCAAAACTGCTTTATGGACTTCTACTAGATCGTATGGGGTTGTCAGTAAAAAATGGCTGGAAGGATGAGAACGGGTTGGTCTATATTTATTATACCATTGAGAACATCATGGAGAGTATAGGCTGTGGCCATGAAAAGGCGTGTAAGTTATTAGTCGAGCTAAGTAAGGCCGATTTAATTGAACGTCGCAAACAAGGTCAAGGAAGACCAACAGTAATTTATGTGAAGAAGTTTATTTCAGACATCGGAAAATCAGAGGTCAAGACTTCTGAAAAACATACTTCTAGACATCAAAATTTCAGAACTCTAGACTTCGGAAAAACCGACACTAGTAATACTAATATGAATAATACGGATATGAGTGATACTAATCTATCTATCATGTTTGATGAGATGAATGAGATTGTCCGTAATACAATTGAATACGATATTCTGATTCAAAAGCTACCCTATGAGAAAGAAAAAATAGATGAGATCACTTCTCTTATAACAGATACCCTTTGCACAACGAAAAAAACCGTTCGAGTATCAGGAAATGAGATTCCGGTTGCGGTAGTGCGTTCTAGATTACTAAAGATTACTGCGGAGCACGTTGAATATGTCATTGATATGTTAAATCAAAATACAACCATGATACGCAACATAAAAGCATATTTGTTATCTGCCCTCTATAATGCCCCGACAACAATGGATCACTATTACACCGCGCTTGTAAACCATAATTTTTATGGAAGTTAA
- a CDS encoding helix-turn-helix transcriptional regulator yields MPRLTTKIHELRREKNMQQAELAELVGVRRETIGNLENGKYNPSLKLAMDIAKVFGKTVEEVFCFEDDEEYTNN; encoded by the coding sequence ATGCCAAGGCTAACTACAAAAATACATGAACTACGCCGTGAAAAAAATATGCAGCAAGCTGAACTTGCAGAACTTGTAGGTGTTCGCCGTGAGACAATAGGTAATCTAGAAAACGGAAAATACAATCCATCATTAAAATTAGCAATGGATATTGCAAAGGTTTTTGGCAAAACAGTTGAAGAAGTCTTCTGTTTTGAAGATGATGAAGAGTATACTAACAACTAA
- a CDS encoding Mn-containing catalase, which translates to MICAIVYQLTRNLTVDEIKRSGFAPYYVDHTTGLYPVAASGEAFSASALQSTGDPIADLVEDLAADGAIMQEQQMPYFTQFVWKLAPFMTNQLTKY; encoded by the coding sequence ATGATTTGTGCAATTGTATACCAATTAACACGTAATCTCACTGTTGATGAAATCAAACGTAGTGGATTTGCTCCATATTATGTGGACCATACCACCGGTTTATATCCAGTTGCCGCTTCTGGAGAAGCTTTCTCTGCTTCAGCATTACAATCTACTGGCGACCCGATTGCCGATTTAGTAGAAGACTTAGCAGCGGATGGTGCAATCATGCAAGAACAACAAATGCCCTATTTCACACAATTCGTGTGGAAATTAGCCCCATTTATGACGAATCAGTTAACAAAGTATTAA
- a CDS encoding glycosyltransferase family 4 protein — MKNIGGVGINIVVVSQHYYPDNFRVNDIVKELVNQGHQVKMITGLPDYTTSKVPNEYRFFRKRKEVIDGVNVIRVPTISRRKGVIFRALNYMSFIISGYIYACFCSKKDIDGIFVYQTSPVFQAIPAIRLKKRARCNLTLYCCDLWPESLKAWNVKEDSLLFKVVKRMSSKIYRACNTVAITSTPFKEYLIEVCDVDSEKIQYLPQHAEDLYQSIQGQYIDNNCIDFMFAGNIGSVQNVDCILKAIPNVKTNQKFHVHIVGDGSELDNCIQLSKQLNVENRITFHGRRSLKEMEKFYLMADCLLLTLRGGDFIGMTLPAKSQGYLSCGKPLVGAIDGAGKEMIIKADCGLCGQAGDDKKLAQNMTTLIESFDQYKQKGKNGRAFYEQNYRKEIFMNNLIGIL; from the coding sequence TTGAAAAACATAGGAGGGGTAGGTATCAATATCGTAGTAGTAAGTCAACATTATTACCCGGATAATTTTAGAGTCAATGATATCGTAAAAGAATTAGTGAACCAAGGACATCAAGTTAAGATGATAACCGGTTTGCCTGACTATACAACTTCTAAAGTACCTAATGAATACCGCTTTTTTAGAAAGAGAAAAGAAGTAATCGATGGCGTAAATGTAATTAGAGTTCCAACAATTTCAAGAAGAAAAGGCGTAATTTTTAGAGCCTTAAATTATATGTCATTTATTATATCAGGATATATTTATGCATGTTTTTGCAGTAAAAAAGACATAGATGGCATTTTTGTCTATCAAACTTCGCCAGTATTTCAAGCAATCCCTGCAATTCGACTCAAAAAACGAGCAAGGTGTAATTTAACTTTATATTGCTGTGATTTGTGGCCAGAATCTTTAAAGGCATGGAATGTAAAAGAAGACTCCTTGCTTTTTAAAGTGGTTAAAAGAATGAGCAGTAAGATATATCGTGCATGTAATACTGTAGCTATTACTTCTACACCATTTAAGGAGTACTTAATAGAGGTATGTGACGTTGATTCAGAGAAAATTCAGTATTTACCCCAACATGCTGAAGACTTGTATCAAAGTATTCAAGGACAATACATAGATAACAACTGTATTGATTTTATGTTTGCAGGAAATATTGGTTCCGTTCAAAATGTGGATTGTATTTTAAAAGCAATTCCTAATGTAAAGACGAACCAGAAATTTCATGTACATATTGTCGGTGATGGTTCAGAATTAGATAATTGCATTCAATTATCCAAACAGCTTAATGTTGAAAACAGAATTACATTTCATGGTAGACGTTCATTGAAAGAGATGGAGAAGTTTTATTTAATGGCAGATTGTCTATTACTCACATTACGCGGGGGCGATTTTATAGGAATGACACTTCCAGCCAAATCTCAGGGCTATTTAAGTTGTGGAAAACCCCTAGTTGGAGCTATTGACGGTGCGGGAAAAGAGATGATTATCAAAGCTGACTGTGGATTATGTGGACAAGCAGGCGATGATAAAAAGCTAGCACAAAATATGACAACATTGATTGAAAGCTTTGATCAATACAAACAAAAAGGTAAAAATGGGCGAGCTTTTTATGAACAAAATTATCGGAAAGAAATTTTTATGAATAATTTAATTGGAATATTATAG